ACTTTCCATACGCTGGGGCTGGAGGTGATTAAACGCGAGTACGCCGCGCTGGGGATGAAGTCAAATTTCTCGCTGTTTGACGATACGGACCAGGTTGCACTGCTAAAAGACCTGACGGAAGGGCTGATTGAAGACGACAAAGTCGTGCTGCAACAGCTGATCTCGACGATCTCGAACTGGAAGAACGATCTCAAAACGCCGGCGCAGGCGGCGGCTGGTGCGAAAGGTGAACGCGATCGTATCTTCGCGCACTGCTACGGCCTGTACGATGCGCATATGAAAGCCTGTAACGTCCTCGACTTTGACGATCTCATTTTGCTGCCGACGTTGCTGCTACAGCGCAATGAAGAGGTGCGCGAACGCTGGCAGAACAAGATTCGCTACCTGCTGGTGGATGAATACCAGGATACCAACACCAGTCAGTACGAACTGGTGAAACTGCTGGTGGGAAACCGGGCACGGTTCACCGTCGTGGGGGATGACGATCAGTCGATCTACTCCTGGCGCGGTGCGCGTCCGCAAAACCTGGTGCTGCTAAGCCAGGATTTCCCGGCGTTACAGGTGATCAAACTGGAGCAAAACTACCGCTCCTCCGGACGGATCCTGAAGGCGGCGAACATCCTCATTGCCAACAACCCCCATGTTTTTGAAAAGCGTCTCTTTTCTGAACTGGGATACGGCGCGGAGCTCAAAGTCCTGAGTGCGAATAATGAGGAACACGAAGCCGAGCGGGTAACCGGGGAGCTGATCGCCCATCACTTTGTGAATAAAACGGAATATAAGGATTACGCCATTCTGTATCGCGGCAATCATCAGGCGCGAGTGTTTGAAAAATTCCTCATGCAGAACCGTATTCCCTACAAAATCTCCGGTGGGACCTCGTTTTTCTCGCGTCCGGAAATTAAAGATTTACTGGCTTATCTGCGCGTCTTGACCAACCCGGATGATGACAGCGCGTTCCTGCGTATTGTGAATACGCCAAAGCGCGAAATCGGCCCCGCCACGCTGCAAAAGCTGGGTGAATGGGCGATGACTCGCAACAAAAGCTTGTTTACCGCCAGTTTTGATCTGGGGTTGAGCCAGACGCTCACCGGGCGTGGCTATGACTCGCTCACTCGTTTTACTCACTGGTTGGGTGAAGTTCAGCGGCTGGCTGAACGTGAGCCGATTGCCGCTGTTCGCGATCTTATTCATGGCATTGATTACGAATCCTGGCTTTATGAA
The DNA window shown above is from Citrobacter farmeri and carries:
- the rep gene encoding DNA helicase Rep; the protein is MRLNPGQQQAVEFVTGPCLVLAGAGSGKTRVITNKIAHLIRGCGYQARHIAAVTFTNKAAREMKERVGQTLGRKEARGLMISTFHTLGLEVIKREYAALGMKSNFSLFDDTDQVALLKDLTEGLIEDDKVVLQQLISTISNWKNDLKTPAQAAAGAKGERDRIFAHCYGLYDAHMKACNVLDFDDLILLPTLLLQRNEEVRERWQNKIRYLLVDEYQDTNTSQYELVKLLVGNRARFTVVGDDDQSIYSWRGARPQNLVLLSQDFPALQVIKLEQNYRSSGRILKAANILIANNPHVFEKRLFSELGYGAELKVLSANNEEHEAERVTGELIAHHFVNKTEYKDYAILYRGNHQARVFEKFLMQNRIPYKISGGTSFFSRPEIKDLLAYLRVLTNPDDDSAFLRIVNTPKREIGPATLQKLGEWAMTRNKSLFTASFDLGLSQTLTGRGYDSLTRFTHWLGEVQRLAEREPIAAVRDLIHGIDYESWLYETSPSPKAAEMRMKNVNQLFSWMTEMLEGSELDEPMTLTQVVTRFTLRDMMERGESEEELDQVQLMTLHASKGLEFPYVFMVGMEEGFLPHQSSIDEDNIDEERRLAYVGITRAQKELIFTLCKERRQYGELVRPEPSRFLLELPQDDLIWEQERKVVSAEERMQKGQSHLANLKAMMAAKREKS